One Phoenix dactylifera cultivar Barhee BC4 chromosome 8, palm_55x_up_171113_PBpolish2nd_filt_p, whole genome shotgun sequence genomic window carries:
- the LOC103720299 gene encoding selenoprotein K-like isoform X1, which produces MAYVENGVVKQKRTVWRLSIISDFFWAIVNFIGVFFITMFSMEKSNEYKKGSGSSKKWDGGPGGGPGGGPGRGPYGGGGGGGPRGPRTLADLRANDHISGSLPACGSCCGG; this is translated from the exons ATGGCTTACGTCGAAAACG GTGTTGTGAAACAAAAGCGGACTGTTTGGAGGTTAAGCATAATATCAGATTTCTTCTGGGCCATTGTGAACTTCATCGGGGTGTTCTTTATCACAATGTTCTCA ATGGAAAAATCAAATGAGTACAAGAAAGGGTCAGGCTCTAGTAAGAAATGGGATGGCGGTCCTGGTGGAGGCCCGGGAGGTGGTCCTGGAAGGGGTCCatatggcggcggcggcggcggcggccccCGTGGACCACGTACATTGGCTGATCTCAGGGCGAATGACCATA TTTCAGGTTCTCTTCCTGCATGTGGATCCTGCTGTGGAggctaa
- the LOC103722891 gene encoding probable BOI-related E3 ubiquitin-protein ligase 2 isoform X1, with the protein MAFFPHHHLQQPPPPPNTYRSRNFAPADGQTTAPIAFFSPTSFPDQAQPSCNLSLVHVMGLAPGSVPAADGGSNGWEPRSKKLKEQDFLENSQISSIDFLQTGSVSTGLGLSLDDRRVAASSGDSPLPLLPMIDEDIDREVQRMDAEMDRFIKIEVERLRQSILEKVQTKQFQTLASVEDSILRKMREKEAEVEEINKRNTELEEQMKQLAMEVGTWQLRVKYNENMITHLKYSLDQVYAQSRDNKEGCGDSEVDDTASYCNGGVINLQLMCKENKEMKDSMACKICKHNEACMLLLPCRHLCLCKECESKLSFCPLCQSSKFIGMEIYM; encoded by the exons ATGGCTTTCTTTCCCCACCACCACCTCCagcagccgccgccgccgcctaaTACCTACAG AAGCAGGAATTTTGCGCCGGCCGATGGCCAGACCACCGCTCCGATCGCCTTCTTCAGCCCCACGAGTTTCCCCGACCAGGCCCAGCCTTCTTGTAATCTCTCCC TCGTTCATGTCATGGGACTCGCCCCGGGCTCCGTTCCCGCGGCCGATGGGGGATCGAATGGGTGGGAGCCGAGGAGTAAGAAGCTCAAGGAGCAGGACTTCCTGGAGAACTCGCAGATCTCGTCCATCGATTTCCTGCAGACGGGGTCGGTCTCGACCGGCTTGGGGTTGTCGTTGGATGATCGGAGGGTGGCGGCATCCTCTGGGGATTCGCCGCTGCCCCTTCTTCCTATGATTGACGAGGACATCGATCGAGAGGTTCAGAGGATGGACGCCGAGATGGACCGCTTCATCAAGATTGAG GTTGAGCGCCTTAGGCAATCAATACTGGAGAAGGTGCAGACAAAGCAATTTCAGACATTGGCTTCCGTCGAGGACAGCATCCTGAGAAAAATGCGAGAAAAAGAAGCGGAGGTCGAGGAGATCAATAAGAGGAACACGGAGCTTGAGGAGCAGATGAAACAGTTAGCCATGGAAGTTGGTACGTGGCAGCTTCGTGTCAAGTACAATGAAAATATGATCACTCACCTCAAGTATAGTCTCGATCAGGTGTATGCCCAGAGCAGGGATAACAAAGAAGGGTGTGGTGATAGTGAGGTAGACGACACGGCCTCTTACTGCAATGGAGGAGTCATCAATTTACAGCTAATGTGCAAGGAGAACAAGGAAATGAAGGATTCAATGGCTTGTAAGATATGCAAACACAATGAGGCATGTATGCTTTTGTTGCCCTGCCGACATCTTTGCCTCTGCAAAGAGTGTGAGAGCAAGCTGAGTTTCTGCCCGCTGTGTCAGTCCTCA
- the LOC103722891 gene encoding probable BOI-related E3 ubiquitin-protein ligase 2 isoform X4 — MAFFPHHHLQQPPPPPNTYRSRNFAPADGQTTAPIAFFSPTSFPDQAQPSFVHVMGLAPGSVPAADGGSNGWEPRSKKLKEQDFLENSQISSIDFLQTGSVSTGLGLSLDDRRVAASSGDSPLPLLPMIDEDIDREVQRMDAEMDRFIKIEVERLRQSILEKVQTKQFQTLASVEDSILRKMREKEAEVEEINKRNTELEEQMKQLAMEVGTWQLRVKYNENMITHLKYSLDQVYAQSRDNKEGCGDSEVDDTASYCNGGVINLQLMCKENKEMKDSMACKICKHNEACMLLLPCRHLCLCKECESKLSFCPLCQSSKFIGMEIYM, encoded by the exons ATGGCTTTCTTTCCCCACCACCACCTCCagcagccgccgccgccgcctaaTACCTACAG AAGCAGGAATTTTGCGCCGGCCGATGGCCAGACCACCGCTCCGATCGCCTTCTTCAGCCCCACGAGTTTCCCCGACCAGGCCCAGCCTTCTT TCGTTCATGTCATGGGACTCGCCCCGGGCTCCGTTCCCGCGGCCGATGGGGGATCGAATGGGTGGGAGCCGAGGAGTAAGAAGCTCAAGGAGCAGGACTTCCTGGAGAACTCGCAGATCTCGTCCATCGATTTCCTGCAGACGGGGTCGGTCTCGACCGGCTTGGGGTTGTCGTTGGATGATCGGAGGGTGGCGGCATCCTCTGGGGATTCGCCGCTGCCCCTTCTTCCTATGATTGACGAGGACATCGATCGAGAGGTTCAGAGGATGGACGCCGAGATGGACCGCTTCATCAAGATTGAG GTTGAGCGCCTTAGGCAATCAATACTGGAGAAGGTGCAGACAAAGCAATTTCAGACATTGGCTTCCGTCGAGGACAGCATCCTGAGAAAAATGCGAGAAAAAGAAGCGGAGGTCGAGGAGATCAATAAGAGGAACACGGAGCTTGAGGAGCAGATGAAACAGTTAGCCATGGAAGTTGGTACGTGGCAGCTTCGTGTCAAGTACAATGAAAATATGATCACTCACCTCAAGTATAGTCTCGATCAGGTGTATGCCCAGAGCAGGGATAACAAAGAAGGGTGTGGTGATAGTGAGGTAGACGACACGGCCTCTTACTGCAATGGAGGAGTCATCAATTTACAGCTAATGTGCAAGGAGAACAAGGAAATGAAGGATTCAATGGCTTGTAAGATATGCAAACACAATGAGGCATGTATGCTTTTGTTGCCCTGCCGACATCTTTGCCTCTGCAAAGAGTGTGAGAGCAAGCTGAGTTTCTGCCCGCTGTGTCAGTCCTCA
- the LOC103722891 gene encoding probable BOI-related E3 ubiquitin-protein ligase 2 isoform X2, with product MAFFPHHHLQQPPPPPNTYSRNFAPADGQTTAPIAFFSPTSFPDQAQPSCNLSLVHVMGLAPGSVPAADGGSNGWEPRSKKLKEQDFLENSQISSIDFLQTGSVSTGLGLSLDDRRVAASSGDSPLPLLPMIDEDIDREVQRMDAEMDRFIKIEVERLRQSILEKVQTKQFQTLASVEDSILRKMREKEAEVEEINKRNTELEEQMKQLAMEVGTWQLRVKYNENMITHLKYSLDQVYAQSRDNKEGCGDSEVDDTASYCNGGVINLQLMCKENKEMKDSMACKICKHNEACMLLLPCRHLCLCKECESKLSFCPLCQSSKFIGMEIYM from the exons ATGGCTTTCTTTCCCCACCACCACCTCCagcagccgccgccgccgcctaaTACCTACAG CAGGAATTTTGCGCCGGCCGATGGCCAGACCACCGCTCCGATCGCCTTCTTCAGCCCCACGAGTTTCCCCGACCAGGCCCAGCCTTCTTGTAATCTCTCCC TCGTTCATGTCATGGGACTCGCCCCGGGCTCCGTTCCCGCGGCCGATGGGGGATCGAATGGGTGGGAGCCGAGGAGTAAGAAGCTCAAGGAGCAGGACTTCCTGGAGAACTCGCAGATCTCGTCCATCGATTTCCTGCAGACGGGGTCGGTCTCGACCGGCTTGGGGTTGTCGTTGGATGATCGGAGGGTGGCGGCATCCTCTGGGGATTCGCCGCTGCCCCTTCTTCCTATGATTGACGAGGACATCGATCGAGAGGTTCAGAGGATGGACGCCGAGATGGACCGCTTCATCAAGATTGAG GTTGAGCGCCTTAGGCAATCAATACTGGAGAAGGTGCAGACAAAGCAATTTCAGACATTGGCTTCCGTCGAGGACAGCATCCTGAGAAAAATGCGAGAAAAAGAAGCGGAGGTCGAGGAGATCAATAAGAGGAACACGGAGCTTGAGGAGCAGATGAAACAGTTAGCCATGGAAGTTGGTACGTGGCAGCTTCGTGTCAAGTACAATGAAAATATGATCACTCACCTCAAGTATAGTCTCGATCAGGTGTATGCCCAGAGCAGGGATAACAAAGAAGGGTGTGGTGATAGTGAGGTAGACGACACGGCCTCTTACTGCAATGGAGGAGTCATCAATTTACAGCTAATGTGCAAGGAGAACAAGGAAATGAAGGATTCAATGGCTTGTAAGATATGCAAACACAATGAGGCATGTATGCTTTTGTTGCCCTGCCGACATCTTTGCCTCTGCAAAGAGTGTGAGAGCAAGCTGAGTTTCTGCCCGCTGTGTCAGTCCTCA
- the LOC103722891 gene encoding probable BOI-related E3 ubiquitin-protein ligase 2 isoform X5, translating into MAFFPHHHLQQPPPPPNTYSRNFAPADGQTTAPIAFFSPTSFPDQAQPSFVHVMGLAPGSVPAADGGSNGWEPRSKKLKEQDFLENSQISSIDFLQTGSVSTGLGLSLDDRRVAASSGDSPLPLLPMIDEDIDREVQRMDAEMDRFIKIEVERLRQSILEKVQTKQFQTLASVEDSILRKMREKEAEVEEINKRNTELEEQMKQLAMEVGTWQLRVKYNENMITHLKYSLDQVYAQSRDNKEGCGDSEVDDTASYCNGGVINLQLMCKENKEMKDSMACKICKHNEACMLLLPCRHLCLCKECESKLSFCPLCQSSKFIGMEIYM; encoded by the exons ATGGCTTTCTTTCCCCACCACCACCTCCagcagccgccgccgccgcctaaTACCTACAG CAGGAATTTTGCGCCGGCCGATGGCCAGACCACCGCTCCGATCGCCTTCTTCAGCCCCACGAGTTTCCCCGACCAGGCCCAGCCTTCTT TCGTTCATGTCATGGGACTCGCCCCGGGCTCCGTTCCCGCGGCCGATGGGGGATCGAATGGGTGGGAGCCGAGGAGTAAGAAGCTCAAGGAGCAGGACTTCCTGGAGAACTCGCAGATCTCGTCCATCGATTTCCTGCAGACGGGGTCGGTCTCGACCGGCTTGGGGTTGTCGTTGGATGATCGGAGGGTGGCGGCATCCTCTGGGGATTCGCCGCTGCCCCTTCTTCCTATGATTGACGAGGACATCGATCGAGAGGTTCAGAGGATGGACGCCGAGATGGACCGCTTCATCAAGATTGAG GTTGAGCGCCTTAGGCAATCAATACTGGAGAAGGTGCAGACAAAGCAATTTCAGACATTGGCTTCCGTCGAGGACAGCATCCTGAGAAAAATGCGAGAAAAAGAAGCGGAGGTCGAGGAGATCAATAAGAGGAACACGGAGCTTGAGGAGCAGATGAAACAGTTAGCCATGGAAGTTGGTACGTGGCAGCTTCGTGTCAAGTACAATGAAAATATGATCACTCACCTCAAGTATAGTCTCGATCAGGTGTATGCCCAGAGCAGGGATAACAAAGAAGGGTGTGGTGATAGTGAGGTAGACGACACGGCCTCTTACTGCAATGGAGGAGTCATCAATTTACAGCTAATGTGCAAGGAGAACAAGGAAATGAAGGATTCAATGGCTTGTAAGATATGCAAACACAATGAGGCATGTATGCTTTTGTTGCCCTGCCGACATCTTTGCCTCTGCAAAGAGTGTGAGAGCAAGCTGAGTTTCTGCCCGCTGTGTCAGTCCTCA
- the LOC103722891 gene encoding probable BOI-related E3 ubiquitin-protein ligase 2 isoform X3 has translation MAFFPHHHLQQPPPPPNTYRNFAPADGQTTAPIAFFSPTSFPDQAQPSCNLSLVHVMGLAPGSVPAADGGSNGWEPRSKKLKEQDFLENSQISSIDFLQTGSVSTGLGLSLDDRRVAASSGDSPLPLLPMIDEDIDREVQRMDAEMDRFIKIEVERLRQSILEKVQTKQFQTLASVEDSILRKMREKEAEVEEINKRNTELEEQMKQLAMEVGTWQLRVKYNENMITHLKYSLDQVYAQSRDNKEGCGDSEVDDTASYCNGGVINLQLMCKENKEMKDSMACKICKHNEACMLLLPCRHLCLCKECESKLSFCPLCQSSKFIGMEIYM, from the exons ATGGCTTTCTTTCCCCACCACCACCTCCagcagccgccgccgccgcctaaTACCTACAG GAATTTTGCGCCGGCCGATGGCCAGACCACCGCTCCGATCGCCTTCTTCAGCCCCACGAGTTTCCCCGACCAGGCCCAGCCTTCTTGTAATCTCTCCC TCGTTCATGTCATGGGACTCGCCCCGGGCTCCGTTCCCGCGGCCGATGGGGGATCGAATGGGTGGGAGCCGAGGAGTAAGAAGCTCAAGGAGCAGGACTTCCTGGAGAACTCGCAGATCTCGTCCATCGATTTCCTGCAGACGGGGTCGGTCTCGACCGGCTTGGGGTTGTCGTTGGATGATCGGAGGGTGGCGGCATCCTCTGGGGATTCGCCGCTGCCCCTTCTTCCTATGATTGACGAGGACATCGATCGAGAGGTTCAGAGGATGGACGCCGAGATGGACCGCTTCATCAAGATTGAG GTTGAGCGCCTTAGGCAATCAATACTGGAGAAGGTGCAGACAAAGCAATTTCAGACATTGGCTTCCGTCGAGGACAGCATCCTGAGAAAAATGCGAGAAAAAGAAGCGGAGGTCGAGGAGATCAATAAGAGGAACACGGAGCTTGAGGAGCAGATGAAACAGTTAGCCATGGAAGTTGGTACGTGGCAGCTTCGTGTCAAGTACAATGAAAATATGATCACTCACCTCAAGTATAGTCTCGATCAGGTGTATGCCCAGAGCAGGGATAACAAAGAAGGGTGTGGTGATAGTGAGGTAGACGACACGGCCTCTTACTGCAATGGAGGAGTCATCAATTTACAGCTAATGTGCAAGGAGAACAAGGAAATGAAGGATTCAATGGCTTGTAAGATATGCAAACACAATGAGGCATGTATGCTTTTGTTGCCCTGCCGACATCTTTGCCTCTGCAAAGAGTGTGAGAGCAAGCTGAGTTTCTGCCCGCTGTGTCAGTCCTCA
- the LOC103720299 gene encoding selenoprotein K-like isoform X2: MAYVENGVVKQKRTVWRLSIISDFFWAIVNFIGVFFITMFSMEKSNEYKKGSGSSKKWDGGPGGGPGGGPGRGPYGGGGGGGPRGPRTLADLRANDHSSLPACGSCCGG, translated from the exons ATGGCTTACGTCGAAAACG GTGTTGTGAAACAAAAGCGGACTGTTTGGAGGTTAAGCATAATATCAGATTTCTTCTGGGCCATTGTGAACTTCATCGGGGTGTTCTTTATCACAATGTTCTCA ATGGAAAAATCAAATGAGTACAAGAAAGGGTCAGGCTCTAGTAAGAAATGGGATGGCGGTCCTGGTGGAGGCCCGGGAGGTGGTCCTGGAAGGGGTCCatatggcggcggcggcggcggcggccccCGTGGACCACGTACATTGGCTGATCTCAGGGCGAATGACCATA GTTCTCTTCCTGCATGTGGATCCTGCTGTGGAggctaa
- the LOC120111453 gene encoding spidroin-1-like: protein MGVRKVAARQRQQWAACDRRRSGGGGEGGQAERRGGKNSDRRLRGRQDEGGAAVERRRRLRQGRAALWTAAVTKADERGGKAARRAATADEGGGEGAHGEEDEQRAPIFTAMAVAGALGSTAMGGGRSRDPAGGAFLWRDAAAVKRGSGGRRLGGWRDGVEVAAAAAELAAARGG from the exons ATGGGAGTTCGGAAGGTGGCGGCGAGGCAGAGGCAGCAGTGGGCGGCGTGCGATCGGAGAAGAAGCGGTGGGGGTGGCGAAGGCGGCCAGGCGGAGCGGCGTGGTGGAAAAAACTCGGACCGGCGGTTGCGAGGGCGGCAAGACGAAGGTGGCGCTGCGGTGGAACGGCGACGGCGGTTGCGGCAAGGACGGGCGGCGCTGTGGACGGCCGCGGTGACGAAGGCGGACGAACGCGGTGGCAAGGCGGCGAGGCGGGCGGCGACGGCGGACGAAGGCGGTGGCGAGGGTGCTCACGGTGAGGAAGATGAACag AGGGCTCCGATCTTCACGGCGATGGCGGTGGCCGGGGCTCTAGGATCTACGGCGATGGGCGGTGGCCGATCACGGGATCCGGCCGGTGGCGCCTTTTTGTGGCGCGATGCAGCGGCGGTGAAGCGTGGGAGTGGTGGCCGCAGGCTTGGCGGCTGGCGGGATGGGGTGGAGGTCGCGGCTGCGGCGGCGGAGCTTGCGGCGGCAAGAGGCGGCTGA
- the LOC103722891 gene encoding probable BOI-related E3 ubiquitin-protein ligase 2 isoform X6 yields MAFFPHHHLQQPPPPPNTYRNFAPADGQTTAPIAFFSPTSFPDQAQPSFVHVMGLAPGSVPAADGGSNGWEPRSKKLKEQDFLENSQISSIDFLQTGSVSTGLGLSLDDRRVAASSGDSPLPLLPMIDEDIDREVQRMDAEMDRFIKIEVERLRQSILEKVQTKQFQTLASVEDSILRKMREKEAEVEEINKRNTELEEQMKQLAMEVGTWQLRVKYNENMITHLKYSLDQVYAQSRDNKEGCGDSEVDDTASYCNGGVINLQLMCKENKEMKDSMACKICKHNEACMLLLPCRHLCLCKECESKLSFCPLCQSSKFIGMEIYM; encoded by the exons ATGGCTTTCTTTCCCCACCACCACCTCCagcagccgccgccgccgcctaaTACCTACAG GAATTTTGCGCCGGCCGATGGCCAGACCACCGCTCCGATCGCCTTCTTCAGCCCCACGAGTTTCCCCGACCAGGCCCAGCCTTCTT TCGTTCATGTCATGGGACTCGCCCCGGGCTCCGTTCCCGCGGCCGATGGGGGATCGAATGGGTGGGAGCCGAGGAGTAAGAAGCTCAAGGAGCAGGACTTCCTGGAGAACTCGCAGATCTCGTCCATCGATTTCCTGCAGACGGGGTCGGTCTCGACCGGCTTGGGGTTGTCGTTGGATGATCGGAGGGTGGCGGCATCCTCTGGGGATTCGCCGCTGCCCCTTCTTCCTATGATTGACGAGGACATCGATCGAGAGGTTCAGAGGATGGACGCCGAGATGGACCGCTTCATCAAGATTGAG GTTGAGCGCCTTAGGCAATCAATACTGGAGAAGGTGCAGACAAAGCAATTTCAGACATTGGCTTCCGTCGAGGACAGCATCCTGAGAAAAATGCGAGAAAAAGAAGCGGAGGTCGAGGAGATCAATAAGAGGAACACGGAGCTTGAGGAGCAGATGAAACAGTTAGCCATGGAAGTTGGTACGTGGCAGCTTCGTGTCAAGTACAATGAAAATATGATCACTCACCTCAAGTATAGTCTCGATCAGGTGTATGCCCAGAGCAGGGATAACAAAGAAGGGTGTGGTGATAGTGAGGTAGACGACACGGCCTCTTACTGCAATGGAGGAGTCATCAATTTACAGCTAATGTGCAAGGAGAACAAGGAAATGAAGGATTCAATGGCTTGTAAGATATGCAAACACAATGAGGCATGTATGCTTTTGTTGCCCTGCCGACATCTTTGCCTCTGCAAAGAGTGTGAGAGCAAGCTGAGTTTCTGCCCGCTGTGTCAGTCCTCA